The Nocardioides pantholopis genome window below encodes:
- a CDS encoding acetyl/propionyl/methylcrotonyl-CoA carboxylase subunit alpha — MPESKPLQKVLIANRGEIAVRVIRACKDAGIGSVAVYAEPDRDAVFVRMADEAHSLDGSTPAESYLDIAKIIAVAQRSGADSVHPGYGFLAENADFAQAVIDAGLIWIGPPPAAIEALGDKAKAKHIAAKANAPLAPGTKDPVADADEVVEFAKQNGLPVAIKAVFGGGGRGLKVARTLEEIPDAYESAVREAVTAFGRGECLVEKFLDKPRHVETQCLADSHGNVVVVSTRDCSLQRRNQKLVEEAPAPFLSEEQVTELYESSKAILREAGYVGAGTCEFLVGQDGTISFLEVNTRLQVEHCVSEEVTGIDLVREMFRIAAGEELGYDDPEIRGHAIEYRINAEDGGRNFMPAPGTLTAWTPPQGPGIRLDGGYENGQTIPGSFDSLIAKLIVTGRDRTQALERSRRALDEFVVDGMPTVIPFHRAVVSDPAYVGASTPSGEGEFAVYTTWIETDFDNQIEPYSGDAGEAAEAEDRHKVVVEVGGKRLEVVLPGGLAGLGAGSSTGGAKKPKRAGGKKSGAAASGDAVTSPMQGTIVKIAVEEGQEVAEGDVIVVMEAMKMEQPLKAHKAGTVTGLQAEVGATVTNGAVICEIKD, encoded by the coding sequence GTGCCGGAGAGCAAGCCTCTGCAGAAGGTCCTCATCGCCAACCGCGGCGAGATCGCGGTCCGGGTCATCCGGGCCTGCAAGGACGCCGGGATCGGCAGCGTCGCCGTGTACGCCGAGCCCGACCGCGACGCGGTGTTCGTCCGGATGGCCGACGAGGCGCACTCCCTCGACGGCTCGACCCCGGCCGAGTCCTACCTCGACATCGCCAAGATCATCGCTGTCGCCCAGCGCTCCGGCGCCGACTCCGTGCACCCCGGCTACGGGTTCCTCGCCGAGAACGCGGACTTCGCCCAGGCCGTCATCGACGCCGGGCTGATCTGGATCGGCCCGCCGCCGGCGGCGATCGAGGCCCTGGGCGACAAGGCCAAGGCCAAGCACATCGCCGCCAAGGCGAACGCCCCGCTGGCCCCCGGCACCAAGGACCCGGTCGCCGACGCCGACGAGGTCGTCGAGTTCGCGAAGCAGAACGGGCTCCCGGTCGCGATCAAGGCGGTCTTCGGCGGCGGCGGCCGCGGCCTCAAGGTCGCCCGGACGCTCGAGGAGATCCCCGACGCCTACGAGTCCGCGGTCCGCGAGGCCGTCACCGCCTTCGGGCGCGGCGAGTGCCTGGTCGAGAAGTTCCTCGACAAGCCGCGCCACGTCGAGACCCAGTGCCTGGCCGACTCCCACGGCAACGTCGTGGTCGTCTCCACCCGCGACTGCTCGCTGCAGCGCCGCAACCAGAAGCTCGTCGAGGAGGCGCCCGCGCCGTTCCTGAGCGAGGAGCAGGTCACCGAGCTCTACGAGTCCTCCAAGGCGATCCTGCGCGAGGCCGGGTACGTCGGTGCCGGCACCTGCGAGTTCCTGGTCGGCCAGGACGGCACGATCTCCTTCCTCGAGGTCAACACCCGTCTCCAGGTCGAGCACTGCGTCTCCGAGGAGGTCACCGGCATCGACCTGGTCCGCGAGATGTTCCGGATCGCGGCCGGCGAGGAGCTCGGCTACGACGACCCGGAGATCCGCGGCCACGCCATCGAGTACCGCATCAACGCCGAGGACGGCGGCCGCAACTTCATGCCCGCCCCCGGCACCCTCACCGCGTGGACCCCGCCCCAGGGCCCCGGCATCCGGCTCGACGGCGGCTACGAGAACGGCCAGACCATCCCGGGCTCGTTCGACTCGCTGATCGCGAAGCTGATCGTCACCGGTCGCGACCGCACCCAGGCGCTGGAGCGCTCCCGCCGGGCCCTCGACGAGTTCGTCGTCGACGGCATGCCGACGGTCATCCCGTTCCACCGTGCGGTGGTCTCCGACCCGGCGTACGTCGGGGCCTCGACGCCGTCGGGCGAGGGCGAGTTCGCCGTCTACACGACCTGGATCGAGACCGACTTCGACAACCAGATCGAGCCCTACTCGGGCGACGCCGGCGAGGCCGCCGAGGCCGAGGACCGGCACAAGGTCGTCGTCGAGGTCGGCGGCAAGCGTCTCGAGGTGGTCCTGCCCGGCGGGCTCGCCGGGCTCGGTGCCGGCAGCAGCACCGGCGGCGCCAAGAAGCCGAAGCGGGCGGGCGGCAAGAAGTCCGGTGCGGCGGCCAGCGGCGACGCGGTGACCAGCCCGATGCAGGGCACGATCGTCAAGATCGCGGTCGAGGAGGGCCAGGAGGTCGCGGAGGGCGACGTCATCGTGGTCATGGAGGCCATGAAGATGGAGCAGCCGCTCAAGGCCCACAAGGCCGGCACGGTCACCGGCCTCCAGGCCGAGGTCGGGGCCACCGTCACCAACGGCGCCGTGATCTGCGAGATCAAGGACTGA
- a CDS encoding PH domain-containing protein, with amino-acid sequence MGTPRSDLREPQERASPRARLMWRCVAVAEGLVLVAALTAGVVLTDLLRWWLLVPLALAVAAYAVVVPQWRYRVHRWEVTDTAVYTQTGWWVRERRIAPMSRIQTVEHTQGPVDRLFGLASVRVTTASAAGALLIEGLPDDRARSLAEELTRKADAVEGDAT; translated from the coding sequence ATGGGCACCCCGAGGTCCGACCTCCGCGAGCCGCAGGAACGGGCCTCCCCGCGGGCGCGGCTGATGTGGCGCTGCGTCGCGGTCGCGGAGGGCCTGGTGCTGGTGGCGGCGCTCACGGCCGGCGTGGTGCTGACCGACCTGCTGCGCTGGTGGCTGCTGGTCCCGCTCGCGCTCGCCGTGGCGGCGTACGCCGTGGTCGTGCCGCAGTGGCGCTACCGCGTGCACCGCTGGGAGGTCACCGACACCGCTGTCTACACCCAGACCGGCTGGTGGGTCCGTGAGCGCCGGATCGCACCGATGTCACGGATCCAGACCGTCGAGCACACCCAGGGTCCGGTGGACCGGCTCTTCGGGCTCGCCTCGGTCCGGGTCACGACCGCCTCGGCGGCGGGCGCCCTGCTCATCGAGGGGCTGCCGGACGACCGGGCCCGCAGCCTGGCCGAGGAGCTGACCCGCAAGGCCGACGCCGTCGAGGGGGACGCGACGTGA